The Edaphobacter flagellatus sequence CCCAGTTACAGGCTCTTCTTCCATACCTTTCTGCGGCGGCGCGGGGTTTTCGGCTTCCAAGACCACGGGCCTCGTCACACCGGCGATGGTGAGATTCCCGAGCACATCGTAGCCTCTGTCAACTTTCTTGACAGAGGTTGATTTGAAGGTGATTCGTGGGTACTTCGAGACATTGAAAAAATCCTCACCTTTGAGTGTCTTGTCGCGATAGTCGTTCGCCGTGTTGACGGTTTTCACATCCAGAGTCGCTACGACGCTGTCGCGGGATGGATGGTTGGGAAACCATTCAACCGTCCCTGTAACGTTGCTTATCGAGCCCCTGATTGTCGTTATCGAAAGATGGCGCGCCTGAAACGTTGCCTGCGTGTGGACGGAATCGATTGTCCAAGTATTTTTCTGTCCGAATGCTGGTATAGCCAGCATCGGGCTAACAATCAGCATTCGTATAAAGTTTTTCATTCGAGCTCTCTCCTAACGTCTATGTCTTCCGATTCACTGGAAGACCTATGACCTCACGATAGGCTCGAAGCTATTCAGCGTCTTACAGCTTCGTCTCAAAAAGTTTCATAGATTGTTGCTCTGCAGAGCATATGGTCAATGGCGCGTCTCGCGCGAGTACGCCTTTACCGGGTTCGGCGGTACTCAGCGGGCGCTACACCCGTCTGCTTCTTGAATGTCAATGTAAGGTGAGCTTGGCTCGAGAAGCCACAGGCAACAGCAATCTCAGCCACGCCAAGCTGATTTTCCGACAGCATCTTCTCTGCATGTGCGATACGACGCTGCA is a genomic window containing:
- a CDS encoding YceI family protein, which translates into the protein MKNFIRMLIVSPMLAIPAFGQKNTWTIDSVHTQATFQARHLSITTIRGSISNVTGTVEWFPNHPSRDSVVATLDVKTVNTANDYRDKTLKGEDFFNVSKYPRITFKSTSVKKVDRGYDVLGNLTIAGVTRPVVLEAENPAPPQKGMEEEPVTGLSATTTIKRSDFNFGAKYPTSLLSDEIKITIDLELHQQ